Genomic window (Bacillus pumilus):
GTTTATTTTAAAAGATACAGAGATTCGAGACGGATTCAAGCAATTTGTTGATCATGTGAAAACTGCTGATATTCCCTTTTATGTGCTAAGCGGCGGGATGGATTTTTTTGTTTATCCCATACTCGAGGGCATTGTGGATAGAGACGATATTTATTGCAATCATGCGTCATTTGGGGAAGAGCATATTCAGATTGAATGGCCGCATGCTTGCGATTCGCAATGTCAAAATGGCTGCGGATGCTGCAAGCCGTCAATCATTCGCGAGCTGACTGATGAGAATGACTTTATTATCATGATCGGAGATTCTGTGACCGATGTGGAGGCGGCAAAGCATGCGGACCTTACATTTGCGCGCGACTACTTGCTGAATGAATGTAAAGAGCTCGGGCTTATTCATGAAGAGTTTGAAACATTTATTGATCTTAAAGCACAATTTGATCAAATAAAGGAAGTGAAGAAATGGCAGACGCAAAGAGCGAGCGCTGGCAGGAGCTAGCTGACGTCAAACGTGAACTGGCACAAAGAGATTGGTTTTACGGAACAAGCGGCAATTTATCAATCAAGGTGTCGGATGATCCAATCACTTTTTTGGTGACGGCAAGCGGCAAAGATAAACGAAAAGAAACGGATGAAGATTTTGTTTTAGTGAATGCAGCAGGCCAGCCTCATGATCCAAACGAATCGCTTAGACCATCAGCTGAAACACTGCTTCACACATACGTGTATGAGCGAACGAAAGCGGGATGCTGCCTCCATGTCCATACAATTGATAATAATGTGATCTCTGAGCTATATGGGGATAAGGGCGAAATTCGTTTGAAAGGAAACGAAATCATCAAAGCGCTTGGTTATTGGGAAGAGGAGGCAGAAGTGACAATTCCGATTATTGAAAACCCAGCCTATATTCCGCATCTTGCAGAACAATT
Coding sequences:
- a CDS encoding 2-hydroxy-3-keto-5-methylthiopentenyl-1-phosphate phosphatase, with the protein product MKKPIVCCDFDGTITKNDNIIRIMKQFAPSEWTKLKDDVLTKEITIQEGVGQMFQLLTSDQKEAIQSFILKDTEIRDGFKQFVDHVKTADIPFYVLSGGMDFFVYPILEGIVDRDDIYCNHASFGEEHIQIEWPHACDSQCQNGCGCCKPSIIRELTDENDFIIMIGDSVTDVEAAKHADLTFARDYLLNECKELGLIHEEFETFIDLKAQFDQIKEVKKWQTQRASAGRS
- a CDS encoding methylthioribulose 1-phosphate dehydratase, with product MADAKSERWQELADVKRELAQRDWFYGTSGNLSIKVSDDPITFLVTASGKDKRKETDEDFVLVNAAGQPHDPNESLRPSAETLLHTYVYERTKAGCCLHVHTIDNNVISELYGDKGEIRLKGNEIIKALGYWEEEAEVTIPIIENPAYIPHLAEQFAKHLTEESESGAVLIRNHGITIWGKTAFEAKRALEAYEFLFSYHLKLTLYQKQLVT